A single genomic interval of Lathyrus oleraceus cultivar Zhongwan6 chromosome 7, CAAS_Psat_ZW6_1.0, whole genome shotgun sequence harbors:
- the LOC127102209 gene encoding uncharacterized protein LOC127102209, which produces MEDLRYEFNDPYECSIDPSFFIMSNPTLDDLAINIGPTSMSQENPTNLSINNNNLTYQNHHAVFQQEHSTNFNDHFSSPLFQQNHHGSNTNNDPFNYTTMSQENHHDSVSDSFFDGMPQQMHEDQRIQPVNQIPILPNQTDAMTLDQWPPAPIPYFCSCCQVLREIIHANGVQFEKLEIHGRLGLITHAIHHQTPVNGNPPINQMIDFSMRNLDEIKKFLAQYCMDRILAGYFILQDPLSSYYETLCTGLDWIEDFNIEGLDNNNQNNSDEMVEQEQMCENGTPTITVDKKDLSEQRKKAGKLTLSDLCDHFHLPIEEASEKVDFCPTVLKKTCRKAGLTRWPHRKVKSLLKQIALLESQLERRDAATRGRSERDISELKEEMIRHCGGLIPTAMYNIAAFLPPQHQQLRLLEVGISFDTVNSKWSSLYLGCAFLREFSRTQEEVDVCSSFDFVEFRFEVFSGHGSLKFLFDHKELNMRQRRWLEFLKDCDFCLSYHLGKDGEDIDDFEEIMKEFDTDDKMQQASNDFEDDGDDD; this is translated from the exons atggAAGATCTCAGGTATGAATTCAATGACCCCTATGAATGTTCCATTGATCCAAGTTTCTTCATTATGAGTAACCCTACACTAGACGATTTAGCCATTAACATTGGACCCACTTCAATGTCCCAAGAAAATCCAACCAATTTATCCATTAATAACAATAATCTAACCTACCAGAATCACCATGCAGTATTTCAACAGGAACATAGTACTAACTTTAATGATCATTTTTCCTCTCCACTATTCCAACAAAATCACCATGGTAGTAATACTAATAATGATCCATTTAATTACACTACAATGTCTCAAGAAAATCACCATGATAGTGTCAGTGATTCATTTTTCGATGGAATGCCACAACAAATGCATGAGGATCAACGAATTCAACCGGTAAATCAGATTCCGATTTTGCCGAACCAAACCGATGCAATGACACTTGATCAATGGCCACCCGCACCAATCCCATATTTTTGCAGTTGTTGTCAAGTTCTCAGAGAAATCATACATGCTAATG GTGTTCAATTTGAAAAGCTTGAGATTCATGGAAGGCTAGGTTTGATTACACATGCAATTCATCATCAGACACCTGTTAATGGAAACCCACCAATCAACCAAATGATTGA TTTTAGCATGAGAAACCTTGATGAAATAAAGAAATTTCTGGCGCAATACTGCATGGATCGTATTTTAGCAGGATATTTTATTCTACAAGATCCCTTGTCTTCATATTACGAGACTCTTTGCACTGGACTGGATTGGATTGAAGATTTTAACATTGAGGGTCTTgataataataatcaaaataaTTCAG ATGAGATGGTAGAACAAGAGCAAATGTGTGAGAATGGAACCCCTACCATAACAGTTGATAAAAAGGACCTATCAGAACAGAGAAAAAAAGCGGGAAAATTGACATTGAGTGATTTATGCGATCATTTTCATCTACCTATTGAGGAAGCATCGGAAAAGGTGGACTTCTGTCCAACAGTTCTCAAGAAAACATGCCGCAAAGCAGGATTAACAAGATGGCCTCACAGAAAG GTGAAAAGCCTTTTGAAGCAGATAGCGTTGCTAGAAAGTCAGTTGGAAAGACGAGATGCGGCGACAAGGGGAAGGAGTGAAAGGGATATTAGCGAGCTTAAGGAAGAAATGATTAGGCATTGTGGTGGACTTATACCAACGGCCATGTATAACATCGCTGCCTTCTTGCCACCGCAACATCAGCAACTTAG GCTTCTCGAAGTTGGCATTTCCTTTGACACAGTTAACTCTAAATGGTCAAGCTTATATTTGGGATGTGCATTTTTAAGAGAGTTTTCAAGAACTCAAGAGGAAGTTGACGTCTGCTCCAGTTTTGATTTTGTCGAGTTCAG atttgaagtgTTCAGTGGTCACGGGAGTTTGAAGTTCTTGTTCGATCATAaggagttgaatatgagacagaggagatggcTTGAATTTTTGAAGGACTGTGATTTTTGCTTGAGTTACCATCTTGGTAAAG